Within the Streptomyces vilmorinianum genome, the region CGTCGCGGCCGGGCGGGTCGACGTGGACGTTCTCGCGCGGGCCGAGCTGGACGACCACCGGGCGATGGCTCTGGAGGAGGGTCCGGCGGAGTCGGTACGCCTCTTCCTGTCGGCGGCCGAGGGCTACGAAGCGGCGGGCGATCCCGGAGAGGCCGAGGCCGCCCGGGCCCGGTGCGCGTACGCGCTGGCGCTGGGCGGGCGGACGGAGGAGGCGTCGGCGGCCGTCGAGGAGGCGATCGGCCGGGTCCTGGCCCTGCACGCCGAGGGTGCGGCGACGGCCCGGCAGGCCGCGGGCGCGCTGCTGATCCGCGTACGGGTCCGGCTGCTGCGGCTACACGAGGCGGAGGGCGGGGGCGGGGGCGGCGAGGACGGCGCGCCCGCCGAGGAGGTCGCGCGGTCCGTGGACGAACTCCTCGCCTTCGCCTCGCCGTACGCCGACGACCGGGCGGTCGCCGACCGGGTCGCCGAGGCCGAGTCCGTACGGGCCGACCTGGCCGCGCACCACGGGGACGCCGAGGGGGCGGCGCGGCAGTACGCGTACGCGGCGGAGCTGTACCACCGGGCCGGGATGCCCTGGTACGCCGTGGAGCCGGAGACCCGCCTCTCCCGCGTCGCCCTCCACCTCGGCGATCTGGGCGGCGCCGAGCGGGCGGCCCGTGCGGCCCTCGACCACGGCGCGGGGTACGCGGGGGCGTCCGGGCAGACCCGCCTGCGGCTCCAGTTGGCCGAAGTCCTCGCCGCCGGCCGGCGGTTCGGGGAGGCCGTGGAGCATGCCCTGGAGGCTGCGCACTGGGCCGACGAGGCGGGCGAGAGCCGTGGGATCGGCGCGTACGCACGGCATCTGCTGGGCGGCTGGCTGGTACGGGAGAGCCGTACGGAGGAGGCCGCGGCGATCCTGGAGGCGGTGCTGCCGGACCTGTCCGTGGAGGAGCACGGCGACGGGGCGGTCGTCCAGACGCTGTGGTGGCTCGGCGACTGCCTCATGGCTCTGAACGAGCCCCGGTCCGCGGCGGAGCAGTGGCTGCGGGCGGCGGAGCTCGCGAAGAAGTGGCCGGAGCAGCGGGACCACGCGATGCTGGCGAACCTGGCGGCGCAGGCACTGCTCCAGGCGGAGCTGAAGCCGCAGGCCGCGGCGGCGTACGAGCGGGCCGGTGAGCTGTGGCGGGAGCTGGGCGACGCGGCGGCGTACGTCAGGACGCTGCGGGTACGGGCGTGGATCGCGGGGGCCGGGGAGGGGCGGGCCCTGATGGACGCGGCGGCGGAGGCGTGCGGGGAGGACGTGGTGGAGCGGGCGGACACGTACGCCCAGACCGCGGAGCTGCTGGCGGAGAAGGACGTCCGGGAGGCGCTGTCGTACGCGGAGCGGGCGGTGTCGGCGTTCGCCGAGGCGGAGGCGGGTCCGGGGGTCCGCGACCGTCGCACGGCGGCGCAGCTGCTCGCGGCGTGGCTCCACCTGAACCTGGAGAACCACGCGGCGGCGGCGACCCTGGCGCGGGGCGTGCTCGCGGAGTACGCCCCGTCGGAGGAGGGCGCGGCGGCCGAGCGCCGCGGCGAGGCGGAGGCGGTGCTGGAGCGGGCGGCGACCTGACGTTGGCGGTTGGGGGCGGTGGATTTCCCCCACCCCGCCCCTCCCCGAAACCCTGACGAGACCGGGGCCTCGGCCCCCGCCCCCCAGGGGGCGGCAGCTTCGCGCCGCCGGGACTGAGCCCCCCACCGGCGGCGTTCGGGGCGCCGCAGCTCCGCGCGGCCGAGGCTGCGTGCCCGCCGGTGCTGTCAGGCGCGCGGCACTTCACGCGCCGCCGGAACCGCGCCACCACCACCGTCGAGCGCCGCGGCTTCGCGGCGACAGGCCCGCACGACACTGCGATCCAGCAGGTTGGTCTCGCGCGCCCGAACCACGGCCCCCACCGCCGCCTTCAGACGCGGCGGCTCGCGCCGCCGGGCCGCACGACGGCCGCTGCTCTCCAGCGCGGCGGCTACGCGCCGCCGGAACCGCCCACCAAGGGCATCCCGCAGGCTGGTCCGCGCCGCCGTTGCCGCGCTCCCCATCGCCCGCAACCGTGGTGGGCCGGGCGGGCAGGCCCCCGGGGATCAGTGCCGCTTCAAGGTCACGGCTACTCCACGCCGATCAAGAGTGCCGGTGCGCCGTGGCCCGCGTGGTAGGTCGTTGTGTCGACTGCCAGGTAGGTGTCGCGGACGTGGCGTTCGAGTGCGGGGGACAGTGACTCCGGGGTGTCGTCCGAGACGATCAGGGTCACCAGTTCGCCGCCCGCCGAGAGCATGCGGTCCAGGACCGTGCGGGCCGTTGTCGTCAGGTCCTGGCCGATGACCGCGACGTCGCCCTCGATCAGGCCCAGGATGTCGCCGGCCTGGCAGACGCCCGCCGAGGTGAAGGACTGGCGTTCGGCGACGGCGAGTTCGGCGTACCGGGTCGCGCCCGCCGCCGCCGTCATCGCGACCACGTCCTCGTCGAAGCGGCGCTCGGGCTCGTGGACGGCCAGCGCCGCGATGCCCTGGACGGCTGCCCGGGTCGGGATCAGGGCGACCCGGATGCCCTCCGCGCGGGCCTGTTCGGCCGCCGCGCCCGCCGTGTGGCGCAGGTCGGTGTCGTTGGGCAGGAGCACCACCTCGCGCGCGTGGGCCCGCCGGATCGCGTCGACGAGCTCTCCGCTGGCCGGCGGCTCCCCCGGCCTGGCCAGCACCGTCGTCGCCCCGGCCTCCTCGCACAGGCCCGCGAGTCCCTCGCCGGGGACCACCGCGACCACCGCGCGCTGGGCCGGCTCCCGGCGCTCCACGCCCGCGAAGTGCGTGATCCGGATCCGGTACGGCCGGCCCGCCTCCACGCCCGCCTCGACCGCCGCTCCCGCGTCGTCGACATGGACGTGGACGTTCCACAGCCCGTCGCCTCCGACGACGACCAGGGAGTCGCCGAGCGCGTCGAGCCGGGCTCGTAGCCGTTCCACGGCCGCGTCGTCCGCTTCCAGGAGGTAGATCACCTCGAACGCCGGTCCGCCCTCCGAGGCGCAGTCCTCCAGGGCCACGTGCGGCCGGTGCGAGGCCACGGGCGGCCGTACCCGCGCCTCTCCCGACACGACCTCCACCAGCGCGCCGAGGACGGCCACCAGACCCCGTCCTCCCGCGTCCACGACCCCGGCGCGTTCGAGCACGGCCAGTTGTCCGGGGGTGGCCTCAAGGGCGGTCCTTGCCCCCTCGTACGCCCCCCTGGCCACCGCCGCGAGGCTTCCACCCCCCTCGCAGGCGCCGGCCGCGGCGCCCGCGACGCTCAGGATCGTTCCTTCGACGGGGTGGGCCACGGCCTTCCGGGCCGCCAGGGCCGCCGCCGCCAGGGACCGGGCGAGGTGGTCGCCGTCACGCCCGTCCGCGAGCACGGACGCCATGCCGCGCAGCAGCTGCGAGAGGATCGTCCCCGAGTTGCCCCGGGCGCCGATGAGGGCCCCGTGGGCCATGGCCCGTATGGCGTCGCCCGCGTCCGGCTCGTCCGCCGCGAAGACCGCCTCGACCGCCTGGGCGGCTGACTCCACCGTCAGATACAGGTTCGTGCCGGTGTCCCCGTCGGCGATCGGATAGACGTTGATCGCGTCGATCTCCTCGCGCTCCCGGCCGAGCGCGTCCAGCGCCCGTACGCACCAGGCTCGGACCGCTGCGGCGTCGAGGGTCTGCGCGGTCTGCGGCAACGGGTGATCCTCCTGCTAGGCGGCGTCTGCGGTGAGCTCACCGCAGCGTAGACCCGCTCGTGACCTGGGCCCGGAGCGGGGGCCGCGGCGGCCGTGGTAGTTTCGTTCTACGGGAGCAGCCGTTGTATGCTGCTTCGGTTGCCCGGCGAGAGTCGGGCCATTTCCCCGGCAAGCCACTTCAGAACTCTGATTCCGGTGCGCCGGATTTCACTGTAAATCTGAAGTCTTTGGAGTGACCCGTGGCTGCCAACTGCGACGTCTGCGGCAAGGGGCCGGGCTTCGGCAACAACATTTCGCACTCGCACCGCCGTACGTCTCGTCGCTGGAACCCGAACATCCAGCGCGTGCGTGCCGTGGTCGGTCGGACGCCGAAGCGGCTCAACGTCTGCACCTCGTGCATCAAGGCCGGCAAGGTCTCGCGCTAACGCCGACGTTTCGTCGTAGCGCAGCCCCTGCGGTTGCCTTGAAAGGCCGGTTCACCTCGGTGAACCGGCCTTTTGCCATGCCCTGAGGTCTTCTCGGCAGTTCTTCTCAGCTCAGCAGGTCTTCTCAGCGAAGACGCCAGCCGTGGTCCACCGGGCCGATCCCCGCGCCCAGCGTGAACCCGGCCGCGATCGCGCCCGTCACGTACTGCTTCGCCTCCCGCACCGCCTCCGGCACGGTCAGCCCCTTCGCGAGGCCCGACGCCACCGCCGAGGCGAGCGTGCAGCCCGTCCCGTGCGTGTGCCGGTTCTCGTGCCGGGGAGCGCGCAGCCAGTGCTCCTCGTCCCCGTCCGTGAGCAGGTCGACGGCGTCCCCTTCGAGGTGGCCGCCCTTGATGAGCGCCCACCGCGGGCCGTACGCCAGGATCGCCGCCGCGGCCGCCCGCAGATCGGACTCCCGCTCGACGACGACTCCCGTGAGCTGCGCCACCTCGTCCAGGTTGGGCGTGGCCACCGTCGCGACCGGCAGCAGCTTCTTCCGTACGGAATCCAGCGCGGAGGCCGCGAGCAGCGGGTCGCCGTGCTTGGAGACCCCGACCGGGTCGACCACCACCGGCGCGTCCGTTCCCGCGAGCAGCTCCGCCACCGTCTCCACCAGCGTGGCGGAGGACAGCATGCCGGTCTTCACGGCCTGGACGCCGATGTCGTCGACGACGGCGCGGTACTGGGCCCGTACGGCCTCCTCGGGCAGTTCCCACGCGCCCTGGACGCCCAGCGAGTTCTGGGCGGTGACGGCGGTGATCACGCTCATGCCGTGGACGCCGAGGGCGAGCATCGTCTTGAGGTCGGCCTGGATGCCCGCGCCGCCGCCGGAGTCGGATCCGGCGACGGTGAGGGCCAGGGGCGGGCTCACTCGTGGCCCCCGAAGTGGTCCCAGCCGCCCTTGGTGTGCCAGGGCGCCCCGTCCACCGTCACCTGCGGCAGCGCGGAGGGGTTGAGGACCTCGCCGATGACCTTCCAGCGGGCCGGCAGCTTCACGTCCGGCGGGAAGGTGGCGACGATGGCGTGGTCCTCTCCCCCGGTGAGCACCCACTGCAGCGGGTCGACGCCCACCGCCTGCCCGATGTCGTTCATCTGCGTGGGGATGTCGATGAGCCCGGAGCGCAGGTCGATACGGACCTTGCTGGCCTCGGCGATGTGGCCGAGGTCGGCGATGAGTCCGTCGCTGACGTCGCACATGGCGGTGGCGCCGAGCCCGGCGGCCGCGGGGCCCGCGTGGTACGGCGGTTCGGGGCGCCGGTGGGCCTCGACGAAGGCGCGCGGGGAGCGGAAGCCGCGGGAGAGCACCGCGTAGCCGGCGGCGGACCAGCCGAGCCAGCCGGTGTACGCGACGACGTCGCCGGGCTGCGCCCCGCCCCGGGTCACGGGGTCGTGGTTGCGCAGGTCGCCGAGCGCGGTGATGGCGACGGTGATGGTGTCGCCGCGGACGACGTCGCCGCCGACGACGGCCGCGCCCGCGACCTGGCACTCGTCACGCAGGCCGTCCATGAGCTCGGTGGGCCAGGTGACCGGGAGTTCGGCGGGGACGACCAGGCCGAGGAGCAGCGCGGTGGGGACGGCGCCCATCGCGGCGATGTCGGCGAGGTTCTGTGCGGCCGCCTTGCGGCCGACGTCGTACGCCGTCGACCAGTCGCGGCGGAAGTGACGTCCTTCGAGCAGGATGTCCGTGCTGGCCACCACGCGCCGGTCGGGCGCGGAGACGACCGCGGCGTCGTCGCCGGGTCCGATCCGTACCGCCGGGGTGGAGGTGAGCCGGGAGGTGAGCTCCCTGATGAGCCCGAACTCCCCCAGTTCTCCTACTGTGCCCTTCACCGCGTCTCACCTCGTGTTGTCGTGCCGGCCGCCGGGTCGCCGTGCGCGTCGCTCCGCCGCTCGCTGTGCGGGTCGCTGTGCGGGTCGCGAGCCGTCACCGCGCTGGGTACCGTCAAGTAGACCGTCAACTTCTGTCGTGCGTACGCCACACTCTGAACGCCTCGGGGCGCGCAGGTCTCCCCGCGGCCCTCGGCGACGCGGTACCGTGGCGTCCCTTTCTCCCACAAGATCCTCGTGGCCGCCCTGGAGGTTCCGTGGTACAGGCGTACATCCTCATTCAGACCGAGGTGGGCAAGGCGTCGACCGTCGCCGAGACCATCTCCAAGATCCCGGGAGTGATCCAGGCGGAAGACGTGACGGGCCCGTACGACGTGATCGTCCGCGCCCAGGCCGACACGGTCGACGCGCTGGGCCGCATGGTGGTCGCCAAGGTCCAGCAAGTGGACGGCATCACGAGGACCCTCACCTGCCCGGTCGTGCATCTGTAGCCCCCGTCTACCCTTGGCCGGTGATGTCTTCCCACCGGCCTTTCGGCCTGCCCGCCGCCATCGCCGCCGTGCTGCTGCTGACCGCCGCGGGTTGCTCCTCCACGGACGCGAAGGCGTCGGTCCCGGTTCCCAGCCCTCCGGCCGAGGAAGCCGCCCTCTGCCAGGCGCTGGCGAAGGAGCTCCCCGACACCGTGGCGGGGCTGGAGCGCAACGATCCGGAGCCGGGCTCCGAGCTGACCGCCGGGTGGGGGGATGCGGCGATCGTACTGCGCTGCGGGGTCCCCCGGCCCGAAAAGATGAGCGATCCCCAGTCGCACGGCATCTCGGTGGACGGCGTGCGCTGGATGCTGGAACAGCCGGAGGGCGGCGGACCCCGTTTCACCTCGGTGTATCGCAAGACGTACGTCGAGGTGACGCTGGACGAGCGGTACGCGCACGACGCGAGTCCGCTCACGGCGCTCGCCGCCCCCGTGGAGAAGGCCGTTCCCTGCTCCCTGGAGTGCGACTAGCGCAGGCCCGTGGAGCGGGTCAGCGCGGCCTGGATCAGCCGGTCGACGAGCTCGGGGTAGCTGACGCCGCTCTCCTGCCACATGCGCGGGTACATGGAGATCGGGGTGAAGCCCGGCATGGTGTTGATCTCGTTGATCACGAACCCGCCGTCCTCCGTGAGGAAGAAGTCGGCGCGGACCAGGCCCTCGCAGGAGACGGCCTCGTACGCGGCGACCGCGAGCCGCTGGACCTCGGCGGTGGCCTCGTCGCCGATCGGCGCGGGCACGATGCCGGAGGCCGAGTCGATGTACTTGGCCTCGAAGTCGTAGAAGTCGTGGTCGGTGACGGGCGGGATCTCGGCCGGCACGCTGGCGCGCGGGCCGTCCTCGAACTCCAGGACGCCGCACTCGATCTCGCGGCCGCGCAGCAGCGACTCGACGAGGATCTTGGGGTCGTGGCGGCGGGCCTCCTCGATGGCCTCGTCCAGGCCGGAGAGGTCGTCGACCTTGGTGATGCCCATGGAGGAGCCGCCACGGGCGGGCTTCACGAAGAGCGGCCAGCCGTGCTCGGCGGCGAACTCGACGATCTTCTTGCGGGCGGCGGCGGGGTTCTGCTCCCACTCGCGCGGGCGGATGACCTCGTACGGGCCGACGGGCAGCCCGAAGGAGGTGAACACCCGCTTCATGTACTCCTTGTCCTGGCCGACGGCGGAGGCGAGGACGCCCGCGCCGACGTAGGGGACGCCGGAGAGCTCCAGGAGGCCCTGGAGGGTGCCGTCCTCGCCGTACGGGCCGTGCAGCATCGGGAACACGACGTCGACCTCGCCGAGGGCCTTGGGCACGGAGCCGGGCTCGGTGTACACGACCTCGCGGTTGGCCGGGTCGACGGAGAGGACGACGCCGCCCTGCTCGGACTCGGTCAGGTCGGAGACGTTCGGCAGGGAGCGCTCGGCGATGGCCATCCGCTCGGGGGCGTCGGCGGTCAGCGCCCAGCGCCCGTCCGTCGTGATGCCGATGGGCAGCACGTCGTACTTGGTCCGGTCGATGGCGCGCAGGACGGCGCCGGCCGTGACGACGGAGATGGCGTGCTCGGAGCTGCGTCCGCCGAAGACGACGGCCACGCGCGGCTTGCGGGGGCTCTGGGTGTTCTCGCTCATAACGCGATGAGCGTACCTTGCGTGTTCGATGCGTTTAAGAGCCCCGGCCCGCCGCGCGCGTCCGGCGTAGCGCACGCGCGCGGTGACGTCCTCGGCGGCGCCTTCGGCGGCGTCTTCGGCGGCGTCTTCGGCGGCGTCCTCGGCGGCGTCCTCGGCGGCGTCCTCGGCGGCGTCCTCAGCGGCGTTCGGACTTGGCGCTGCGCGACATCAGTTCCTTGAGGGCGACGATCGGCGGCTTGCCCTCGTGGACGATCGAGACGACCGTCTCCGTGATCGGCATGTCGACCCCGTGGCGGCGGGCCAGATCGAGCACCGACTCGCAGGACTTGACGCCCTCCGCGGTCTGCTTGGTGGCCGCGATCGTCTCCTCCAGCGTCATCCCGCGGCCCAGGTTGGTGCCGAAGGTGTGGTTGCGGGAGAGCGGGGAGGAGCAGGTGGCGACCAGGTCGCCGAGGCCGGCGAGGCCGGAGAAGGTGAGCGGGTCGGCTCCCATGGCGAGGCCGAGCCGGGTGGTCTCGGCGAGGCCGCGGGTGATGAGCGTGGCCTTGGAGTTGTCGCCGAGTCCCATGCCGTCGGCGATGCCGACGGCGAGCCCGATGACGTTCTTGACCGCTCCGCCCAGTTCGCAGCCGACGACGTCGGTGTTGGTGTACGGGCGGAAGTACGGGGTCATGCAGGCGGTCTGGAGGCGCTGGGCGACCGATTCGTCGGCGCAGGCGACCACGGCGGCGGCGGGCTGCCGGGCGGCGATCTCCTTGGCGAGGTTGGGGCCGGTGAGGACGGCCACGCGCTCGGCGGGGACCTTGGCGACCTCCTCGATGACCTCGCTCATGCGCTTGGCGGTGCCGAGTTCGACGCCCTTCATCAGGGAGACGAGGACGGTGTCGGGGGCCAGCTTGGGGGCCCACTCGGCGAGGTTGCCGCGCAGGGTCTGCGAGGGGATGGCGAGCACCGTGAACTCGGCGTCGCGGGCGGCCTCGGCGGGGTCGGTGGTGGCCCGGACGTTCGCCGGGAGTTCGATGCCCGGGAGGTAGTCGGGGTTGGTGCGGGTGGTGTTGATGGCGTCGACGAGTTCGGCGCGGCGGCCCCAGAGGGTCACCTCGCAGCCCGCGTCCGCGAGGACCATCGCGAAGGCCGTGCCCCACGATCCGGTTCCGAATACGGCTGCCTTGGTCACTTCAGGCCCTCCCCGGCGGCCTTGCGCCGCTGCTCCAGCCGGGCCTTGCGGTGGTCGTACGGCTCGGCCGGCGCCTTCTCGCCGCGGACGTCCTCCAGGAGCGCGGTGATCGCGGCCATGATGACCTCGGTCGCCTCGCGCAGGACGTCGGGCGTCGGCTCCTGGTCGTAGAAGCGTGAGAGGTCGACGGGCGGACCGGCCTGCACGATCAGCGTCTTGCGGGGGAACAGGTTGAGCTTGTTCTCCTTGGCGTACGGCGGCATCGCGAGGTTGGCGCCCCACTGGGCGACCGGGATGACCGGGGCCTTGGTGAGCAGCGCGACGCGGGCGGCGCCGGTCTTGCCGGCCATGGGCCACATGGCGGGGTCGCGGGTGAGGGTGCCCTCGGGGTAGAAGGCGACGCACTCGCCGCGCTCGATGGCCTCGACGGCTGCGCGGAAGGCGTCGAGCGCGTTGGTCGTTTCGCGGTAGACGGGGATCTGTCCGGTGCCGCGCAGCATCGTGCCGACGAACGAGCCCTTGAAAAGGCCGGCCTTGGCGAGAAAGCGCGGGACGCGTCCGGTGTTGTACTGGAAGTGCGCGTAGGACAGCGGGTCCAGATACGAGTTGTGATTGACCGCGGTGATGAATCCGCCGTCGGCCGGAATGTGTTCCGTTCCGCGCCAGTCCCGCTTGAACAGAACCACCAGGGGGGGTTTGGCGATGACCGCCGCCAGGCGGTACCAGAAGCCGATTCTGCGGCGGGACACTCGTGCACCTTCCTCTGGACTGGCATGCAGGGGGTCAAGTGTCGCCCCATGCTCCTGGTCTGTCGAGAACACCGTACGCCCCGGGCTCGCGCCGCCGCCGGGCGCCGCCCTTCCGGCTCGTCGGACGCGGTGGGCGGTGTCGGGACACAATGGGCCCCGATGAACATCGATCCGGACGACGGCTGGTCCCTGGTCGTACCCCTGAAGCCCCTTGCGCGGGCGAAGAGCAGGCTCGCCGCGGCCACCGGGGCGCTGCTGCGCCCCCGGCTCGCGCTGGCGTTCGCGCAGGACACGGTGGCCGCGGCGCTGGCATGCGGCCGGGTGCGGGATGTGGCGGTCGTCACGGACGACCCGGCGGCCGCGGCGGCGCTTGCGGCGCTCGGCGCGCGGATCGTGGCCGACTCCCCGGCCGCGGGGCTCAACGCGGCGCTGGCGCACGGGGCGCGGACGGTGCGGCGCGCGCGCCCCGGCGCGCGCGTGGCGGCGCTCAACGCGGACCTGCCGGCGCTGCGCCCCGGGGAGCTGGCCCGGGTCCTTCACGCGGCCGGAGAATTTCCCCGGACATTTCTCGCGGATGCCGCCGAAATCGGTACGACATTCCTCTCGGCGGGTCCCGGAGTGGAATTGGCACCTGCTTTCGGGGGCGCCTCGCGCCGACGGCATTTGTCGTCGGGGGCGGTGGAAATCCGGCTGGCGGGGGTGGATTCCGTGCGCCGGGACGTGGACACCGGCGAGGATCTGGCGGCGGCGCTGGCCCTGGGTGTCGGCCCGCGGACGGCGGCCCACTGGGATCGTGCGGCCGGATAGGCTGCGGCCCATGCAGGCGACCGCGTACACGTACGATCCCGAGACCCGCAGCGGCAGTGTGCTGCTCGACGACGGCACCCCGGTGGAGTTCGGGGCCGAGGCCTTCGACGCGGGCGGGCTGCGGCTGCTGCGTCCGGGGCAGCGGGTACGGATCGAGACGGAGCCCGCGACCGGTGACGCCGGTGGCGGTGCGGGGCTGCGCATCACGCTGGTGACCCTGCAGACCCTCTGATTCCACCGAAGCGAACGGCCTCCGATGGGCCGAACAGGGCGTGGACGCGCCGCGGGCCGGGCTCCCCGAGGGGAGCCCGGCCCGGCGTGTGAGTGGCCCTCGGCCCTTGTGCCGCTTACTCCTACTTCTTCGCGGCGGCCTTCTTGGCGGTGGTCTTGCGCGCCGTCGTCTTCTTGGCGGGCGCCTTCTTCGCCGTGGCCTTCTTCGCCGGCGCGGTCTTCTTGGCGACGGTCTTCTTGGCCGCGGCCGTCGTCTTCTTCGCCGGGGCCGCCTTCTTGGCCGCCGCCGTGGTCTTCTTCGCCGCCGTCGTGGTCTTCTTGGCGGGCGCCTTCTTCGCCGTGACCTTCTTCGCGGTGACCTTCTTCGCGGGAGCGGCCTTCTTGGCCGCCGCCTTCTTGGCGGCCGTGGTCTTCTTGGCCGCGGCCTTCTTCACGGTCGCGGCCGCGGCACCGCCCATGAGGCTGCCCTTGGGCGCCTTCTTGACGGCGACCTCGCCGCCCTTGGGGAGCTTCTTCGAGCCGCTGACCAGGTCCTTGAAGCCCTGCCCCGCACGGAAGCGCGGCACCGAGGTCTTCTTGACCCGCACGCGCTCACCCGTCTGCGGGTTGCGGGCGTACCGGGCCGGACGGTCGACCTTCTCGAACGAACCGAAGCCGGTGACCGAGACCCGGTCCCCGCCGACCACGGCACGCACGATCGCGTCCAGCACCGCGTCGACAGCGTCCGCGGCCTGCTGACGGCCGCCGAGCTTGTCGGCAATCGCTTCTACGAGCTGCGCCTTGTTCACGTCTTCCCCTTCGGAGACATTGCCAGAACGAAAGTGTTCAAGCTTTTTCGCACGTTAGGCATGTATATACCGCAAATCAAACACGAAACGGGCTAATCACCCTAGTGCCGCAACGCGGAAGTCCCGTTGCGGAGTTCCTGGTGTCAGTCGTCTTCAGGGAATCGGCCCTCATCGAGGTCCTTCATCAACCGTTCTAGGCGCGTTGCCGCGTCCGTGAGATCGTGCTTCGCCGCGGCCGTGATGACCAGCAGCTTCCGGGACAGCGCCATCCTTACGCCCTCCGGGACTTGCAGTTCGCGCACCCTTGTGTGCGCTTCCTTCAATCGGGCGGCGACTGCCTCATAGAGCTCGAGTTGGCTGTCGCGTTCCATGCACCGATTGTGCCATCTAGGGCGAGTTGTCGCCCGACGGGGTCTCAACAAGCGACTGCGCCCCCCACCGGGCGGTGGGGGGCGCAGTCGTGGAAAAGCGCTGCTCAGACGGTAATTGTACGGGGTTTGAAGGCCGGCCTGGCCGCCTCGTAGGCCGCGATGTCGGCTTCGTTCTGAAGGGTGAGGCTGATGTCGTCCAGACCGTTCAGCAGACGCCAGCGGGCGTTCTCGTCGAGCTCGAAGTCGGCGTCGATCCCGGCCGCCAGCACCTTGCGGCGCTCCAAGTCGACGGTGATCTCGGCCGTCGGGTCGGCCTCCGTCAGCTCCCAGAGCGCGTCCACGGTCTTCTGGTCCAGGACGACGGTCAGCAGCCCGTTCTTCAGCGAGTTGCCGCGGAAGATGTCGGCGAACCGGGAGGAGATGACGGTCTTGAAGCCGTAGTTCTGCAGCGCCCAGACGGCGTGCTCACGGGAGGAGCCGGTGCCGAAGTCGGGGCCGGCCACCAGGACCGTGGCGCCCTGCCGCTCGGGGCGGTTGAGCACGAACTCGTCAGACTTGCGCCAGGCCTCGAACAGCCCGTCCTCGAAGCCGTCGCGGGTGACCTTCTTCAGCCAGTGCGCGGGGATGATCTGGTCGGTGTCGACGT harbors:
- a CDS encoding tetratricopeptide repeat protein encodes the protein MTLTLQALREAMRENAEQPEGPARNARAERLLSEAERTGERPAVIAALGHQLQVYNYSSEKAKMFVPFSRLLGMWDENPADFDAYETHSLHWVFKWVSSGMLDQPHIPLASIEKWLGEMERRYRLAGHSERAVRQGEFRVARHIGDRERAARAYAAWLAADRDRMADCHACELHGQGAWSVELGDDEQALKTWAPVLDGEHACAHEPHAVLASSLLPLVRLGRAEEARTNHLRGYRLVRPMESMRDAVALHIEFCALTGNEARGLEILAERPGFFTDRGDPDSHLDFLAVTALLTDRLVALGHGGQSVPGPAGSSWTAGELAGHARVEALAIARLFDERNGTGRVGEAVRERMARAPLMERLPLGVRAAGPVPLRPPVTAAPTGSSEDLLARARRLSKERHPDARAAWDALGRAVAAGRVDVDVLARAELDDHRAMALEEGPAESVRLFLSAAEGYEAAGDPGEAEAARARCAYALALGGRTEEASAAVEEAIGRVLALHAEGAATARQAAGALLIRVRVRLLRLHEAEGGGGGGEDGAPAEEVARSVDELLAFASPYADDRAVADRVAEAESVRADLAAHHGDAEGAARQYAYAAELYHRAGMPWYAVEPETRLSRVALHLGDLGGAERAARAALDHGAGYAGASGQTRLRLQLAEVLAAGRRFGEAVEHALEAAHWADEAGESRGIGAYARHLLGGWLVRESRTEEAAAILEAVLPDLSVEEHGDGAVVQTLWWLGDCLMALNEPRSAAEQWLRAAELAKKWPEQRDHAMLANLAAQALLQAELKPQAAAAYERAGELWRELGDAAAYVRTLRVRAWIAGAGEGRALMDAAAEACGEDVVERADTYAQTAELLAEKDVREALSYAERAVSAFAEAEAGPGVRDRRTAAQLLAAWLHLNLENHAAAATLARGVLAEYAPSEEGAAAERRGEAEAVLERAAT
- a CDS encoding DAK2 domain-containing protein, producing MPQTAQTLDAAAVRAWCVRALDALGREREEIDAINVYPIADGDTGTNLYLTVESAAQAVEAVFAADEPDAGDAIRAMAHGALIGARGNSGTILSQLLRGMASVLADGRDGDHLARSLAAAALAARKAVAHPVEGTILSVAGAAAGACEGGGSLAAVARGAYEGARTALEATPGQLAVLERAGVVDAGGRGLVAVLGALVEVVSGEARVRPPVASHRPHVALEDCASEGGPAFEVIYLLEADDAAVERLRARLDALGDSLVVVGGDGLWNVHVHVDDAGAAVEAGVEAGRPYRIRITHFAGVERREPAQRAVVAVVPGEGLAGLCEEAGATTVLARPGEPPASGELVDAIRRAHAREVVLLPNDTDLRHTAGAAAEQARAEGIRVALIPTRAAVQGIAALAVHEPERRFDEDVVAMTAAAGATRYAELAVAERQSFTSAGVCQAGDILGLIEGDVAVIGQDLTTTARTVLDRMLSAGGELVTLIVSDDTPESLSPALERHVRDTYLAVDTTTYHAGHGAPALLIGVE
- the rpmB gene encoding 50S ribosomal protein L28, whose protein sequence is MAANCDVCGKGPGFGNNISHSHRRTSRRWNPNIQRVRAVVGRTPKRLNVCTSCIKAGKVSR
- the thiD gene encoding bifunctional hydroxymethylpyrimidine kinase/phosphomethylpyrimidine kinase, whose amino-acid sequence is MGPLRGPRVSPPLALTVAGSDSGGGAGIQADLKTMLALGVHGMSVITAVTAQNSLGVQGAWELPEEAVRAQYRAVVDDIGVQAVKTGMLSSATLVETVAELLAGTDAPVVVDPVGVSKHGDPLLAASALDSVRKKLLPVATVATPNLDEVAQLTGVVVERESDLRAAAAAILAYGPRWALIKGGHLEGDAVDLLTDGDEEHWLRAPRHENRHTHGTGCTLASAVASGLAKGLTVPEAVREAKQYVTGAIAAGFTLGAGIGPVDHGWRLR
- a CDS encoding thiamine-phosphate kinase, coding for MKGTVGELGEFGLIRELTSRLTSTPAVRIGPGDDAAVVSAPDRRVVASTDILLEGRHFRRDWSTAYDVGRKAAAQNLADIAAMGAVPTALLLGLVVPAELPVTWPTELMDGLRDECQVAGAAVVGGDVVRGDTITVAITALGDLRNHDPVTRGGAQPGDVVAYTGWLGWSAAGYAVLSRGFRSPRAFVEAHRRPEPPYHAGPAAAGLGATAMCDVSDGLIADLGHIAEASKVRIDLRSGLIDIPTQMNDIGQAVGVDPLQWVLTGGEDHAIVATFPPDVKLPARWKVIGEVLNPSALPQVTVDGAPWHTKGGWDHFGGHE
- a CDS encoding Lrp/AsnC family transcriptional regulator, translated to MVQAYILIQTEVGKASTVAETISKIPGVIQAEDVTGPYDVIVRAQADTVDALGRMVVAKVQQVDGITRTLTCPVVHL
- a CDS encoding DUF3515 domain-containing protein, which translates into the protein MSSHRPFGLPAAIAAVLLLTAAGCSSTDAKASVPVPSPPAEEAALCQALAKELPDTVAGLERNDPEPGSELTAGWGDAAIVLRCGVPRPEKMSDPQSHGISVDGVRWMLEQPEGGGPRFTSVYRKTYVEVTLDERYAHDASPLTALAAPVEKAVPCSLECD